Sequence from the Nitrososphaerota archaeon genome:
CAGCTTCAGCTGCACCCCCATCAGCCTTTCGAATTGAGTAGGCTTGAGGGCCGATCTAACGTGTCTACCGGTCCTCATAAACCCCAGCTTCACAGGGATGGATTTTTTTCTAGAGTAGCTGAGTGCGAATGGTAAGGCTGTTTCAGGTACGCCTATAACAACATCACCCTCCACATCCTTCTCTTCAGCGAGAACCTCACCTATCCTCTCTCTCACAGCGTAGATGGGTATGTCGTTTATGTAAGAATCTGCTCTAGCTAGATAAACGTATTCGAATGCGCAGTATGCTCTTCGGTTTGAGATGCCTTGCTTTCGCCTCCTGATGCTTAAAGGGTCGAATACTACACATTCGCCAGCTTGGATCGGACCTGAGTGTGTTGCGCCGACTACGTCTAAGGCGGCGCTTTCGGAAGATACTATACCTAGGTCGAAGCCGACCGCTCCTACTTCAAGAGGCTTAACACCCAGAGGGTCTCTGCAGCATATCATCTCCTCATTCTCGGTTAAGGCGATGAAGGAGAAGCCGACACCAGCTTCTGAAATAACTTGAGCGGCAGCATCTAAAGGGTCATTCTTCTCAGCGAGCAGCGTAGAGAGCCTCTCGGCGAGTCTGCGGAAGGCTTCACCTCTTTCTCCTTCGTAGCTCGGCTTGCCGTCTCCAGCAAGAACCAGCCTAGTAGGTGACTCCACCTCTACGAGACCATCGTCTTCAGATGGTGAAACCTGACCTACTCCTATGTAGCCCCTAACCTTGTTGCCAGAGAGAAGTTTGTAGAACTCTTCTACATGCGAGTTCTTTGTGTGGACGCTTATCTGTTTGGATTCGTTGTCGATTAGGGCGATGCTTGTGCACGCCTCCCCCCTTCCTTGTAGTGCTGTTAGACCGTAGTAGAGGAATCTTGAGGCGTCCCAGTTTTC
This genomic interval carries:
- a CDS encoding amidophosphoribosyltransferase; protein product: MPGIMGFYPFGEGRENWDASRFLYYGLTALQGRGEACTSIALIDNESKQISVHTKNSHVEEFYKLLSGNKVRGYIGVGQVSPSEDDGLVEVESPTRLVLAGDGKPSYEGERGEAFRRLAERLSTLLAEKNDPLDAAAQVISEAGVGFSFIALTENEEMICCRDPLGVKPLEVGAVGFDLGIVSSESAALDVVGATHSGPIQAGECVVFDPLSIRRRKQGISNRRAYCAFEYVYLARADSYINDIPIYAVRERIGEVLAEEKDVEGDVVIGVPETALPFALSYSRKKSIPVKLGFMRTGRHVRSALKPTQFERLMGVQLKLNPIKAAIDSKDIVLIDDSVVRGNTLKNTVLNLRRRGAKRVHVRVGSPAIISHCPFGTEVPPIDELIGRALSEDEIAEIIGADSFSYLSIDGLVKAIGLPKHMLCLGCFTGEYPSKEEVR